From a region of the Candidatus Eremiobacteraceae bacterium genome:
- the rplX gene encoding 50S ribosomal protein L24, which translates to MPAKMRLAAGDTVVVLSGRDKGKRGRVKLVRHSDRTLEVEGVNVVKRHTKATPKAKAGILDKELPLAVSRVMYVCPKCNKPAKIAFVMKGNAKERACRRCGETAERPVKA; encoded by the coding sequence ATGCCAGCGAAGATGCGGCTCGCCGCCGGCGACACGGTCGTCGTGCTGAGCGGGCGCGATAAAGGCAAGCGCGGCCGCGTGAAGCTCGTGCGCCACTCCGATCGCACGCTCGAAGTGGAGGGCGTCAACGTCGTCAAGCGGCACACGAAGGCGACGCCGAAAGCGAAGGCCGGCATCCTCGACAAGGAGCTGCCGCTCGCGGTCTCGCGCGTCATGTACGTGTGCCCGAAGTGCAACAAGCCGGCGAAGATCGCGTTCGTCATGAAAGGCAACGCGAAAGAGCGGGCATGCCGGCGGTGCGGAGAGACCGCCGAGCGTCCGGTGAAGGCGTAA
- the rplW gene encoding 50S ribosomal protein L23: MPESRRVVIRPVVTEKSVSHTAEAQYAFEVDPRATKHHVKAAIEEIFKVKVLRVNTVTVQGKRKRDMRKRTMKPTVQHPDRKKAIVTLRAGDKIELGGVNYFES, from the coding sequence GTGCCTGAGTCGAGACGCGTCGTCATCCGTCCGGTCGTCACCGAGAAGTCGGTCTCGCATACCGCCGAGGCGCAGTATGCGTTCGAAGTCGATCCGCGCGCGACGAAGCATCACGTCAAAGCAGCGATCGAAGAGATCTTCAAGGTGAAGGTGCTGCGCGTCAACACCGTGACCGTCCAAGGCAAGCGCAAGCGCGACATGCGTAAACGCACGATGAAGCCGACGGTCCAACATCCGGATCGCAAGAAAGCGATCGTGACGCTTCGCGCAGGCGACAAGATCGAGCTCGGCGGGGTCAACTATTTTGAATCGTAA
- the rpsS gene encoding 30S ribosomal protein S19: protein MSRSRTKGPFIAEHLLVKVERMNSTREKRVIKTWSRASTIVPAMVGHTIAVHDGKKHVPVYVQENMVGHKLGEFAPTRLFRGHGSGGDKAAVKV from the coding sequence ATGAGCCGTTCGCGCACCAAAGGACCGTTCATCGCGGAGCATCTGCTCGTCAAAGTCGAGCGCATGAACTCGACGCGGGAGAAACGCGTCATCAAGACGTGGTCGCGTGCGTCGACGATCGTGCCCGCGATGGTCGGTCACACGATCGCCGTCCACGACGGCAAGAAGCACGTGCCGGTGTACGTGCAGGAGAACATGGTGGGTCACAAGCTCGGCGAGTTCGCTCCGACACGGTTGTTCCGCGGTCACGGCAGCGGCGGCGACAAGGCCGCGGTGAAGGTATGA
- the rplF gene encoding 50S ribosomal protein L6, whose amino-acid sequence MSRIGRMAINVPSGVAVKVADGGVNVKGPKGELAFVVALPITVKVEGTTVTVARPNDEKRSRQLHGLTRTLIANMVDGVTKGFSRNLEIVGVGYRAQMQGKKLALQLGFSHPVVVDPPAGITIAVEGTNKISVSGADKQQVGQLAAQIRDIRPPEPYKGKGIRYEGERVRRKLGKAGKTAGKK is encoded by the coding sequence ATGAGCAGGATCGGTCGGATGGCCATCAACGTGCCGAGCGGCGTAGCCGTGAAGGTGGCGGATGGCGGCGTCAATGTCAAGGGCCCGAAAGGCGAGCTCGCGTTCGTCGTCGCGCTGCCCATCACGGTGAAGGTCGAAGGAACGACCGTGACCGTCGCGCGTCCGAACGACGAGAAGCGCAGCCGTCAGCTCCACGGGTTGACGCGCACGCTGATCGCGAACATGGTCGACGGCGTCACGAAGGGTTTCTCGCGCAATCTCGAGATCGTCGGCGTCGGCTATCGCGCGCAGATGCAGGGGAAGAAGCTCGCGCTCCAGCTCGGATTCTCGCATCCGGTCGTCGTCGATCCGCCGGCGGGGATCACGATCGCGGTCGAAGGCACGAACAAGATCTCCGTGAGCGGCGCCGACAAGCAGCAAGTCGGTCAGCTCGCCGCGCAGATCCGCGACATCCGGCCGCCCGAGCCGTACAAAGGCAAGGGCATCCGCTACGAGGGCGAGCGCGTCCGCCGCAAGCTCGGCAAAGCTGGAAAGACGGCAGGTAAGAAGTAA
- the rplD gene encoding 50S ribosomal protein L4, whose product MAIALIDKSGKQIGSADVPAAFAVEPRGALLHQAVKRHLANRRAGTASTKRRDDVAGGGRKPWRQKGTGRARHGSIRSPIWRKGGVVFGPHPRSFAIAMTKKARRRALAMALAAKGADGSLTVIDAAGLAPAATKELVGLIWPESAKAGSSVLFVIDAGRDEGAAAIVRSGRNLARLTVVSHGQVSVHGVLAHDRVLVTKNAYEALAEVCGA is encoded by the coding sequence ATGGCGATCGCGCTCATCGACAAATCAGGCAAGCAGATCGGCAGCGCAGACGTGCCGGCCGCGTTCGCGGTCGAGCCGCGGGGTGCGCTGCTGCATCAAGCCGTCAAGCGTCATCTCGCGAACCGCCGCGCAGGCACCGCGAGCACGAAGAGGCGCGACGATGTCGCCGGCGGCGGCCGCAAGCCGTGGCGCCAGAAGGGCACGGGTCGTGCGCGTCACGGCAGCATCCGTTCGCCGATCTGGCGTAAGGGCGGCGTCGTCTTCGGTCCGCATCCGCGCTCGTTCGCGATCGCGATGACGAAGAAGGCTCGCAGGCGCGCGCTCGCGATGGCGCTCGCCGCAAAAGGCGCCGACGGTTCGCTGACGGTCATCGATGCCGCCGGTCTCGCGCCGGCTGCGACGAAAGAGCTCGTCGGTCTCATCTGGCCGGAGAGCGCGAAGGCGGGTTCGTCGGTGCTGTTCGTCATCGATGCGGGCCGCGACGAAGGCGCCGCTGCGATCGTCCGGTCGGGGCGCAACCTCGCTCGTCTCACCGTCGTGAGTCACGGTCAGGTGTCGGTGCACGGCGTGCTCGCGCACGACCGCGTGCTCGTCACGAAGAACGCGTACGAAGCGCTGGCGGAGGTGTGCGGTGCCTGA
- the rplB gene encoding 50S ribosomal protein L2: MPVKTFKPTSPGRRFMAIPSFEEVTSKRPESSLLEPLRKHAGRNFNGHITVRHRGGGHKVMYRKIDFKRNKDDVPAKVAAIEYDPNRSARIALLHYRDGEKRYIIAPLGLKSGDVIVSGPSADIKIGNALPLSGIPVGTVIHNIELTPGGGAKLVRTAGGSAQLMAKEGPYAQVRMPSGEVRMVAVVCRATIGQIGNIEHENQVVGKAGRSRWLGKRPQVRGIAMNPVDHPHGGGEARSTAGRPPTTPWGVMTMGKKTRNNKRTQKFIVKRRGK, from the coding sequence ATGCCGGTAAAGACGTTCAAGCCGACGTCGCCCGGGCGGCGCTTCATGGCGATCCCCTCGTTCGAGGAGGTCACCTCGAAACGACCCGAGTCGTCGCTCCTAGAGCCGCTCCGCAAGCATGCGGGCCGCAACTTCAATGGCCACATCACGGTGCGCCATCGCGGCGGCGGCCACAAGGTCATGTACCGCAAGATCGATTTCAAGCGGAACAAGGACGACGTGCCGGCCAAGGTCGCGGCGATCGAGTACGATCCGAACCGCTCGGCGCGCATCGCGCTGCTCCACTATCGCGACGGCGAGAAGCGCTACATCATCGCGCCGCTCGGCCTCAAATCGGGCGACGTCATCGTCTCGGGTCCGTCGGCGGACATCAAGATCGGCAACGCGCTGCCGCTCTCGGGCATCCCGGTCGGCACGGTCATCCACAACATCGAGCTGACGCCCGGCGGCGGCGCGAAGCTTGTCCGCACGGCGGGCGGCTCCGCACAGCTCATGGCAAAGGAAGGACCGTACGCGCAGGTCCGTATGCCGTCCGGCGAAGTGCGCATGGTCGCCGTCGTCTGCCGAGCGACGATCGGCCAGATCGGCAACATCGAGCACGAAAACCAGGTCGTCGGCAAGGCCGGCCGTTCGCGTTGGCTCGGCAAGCGGCCGCAAGTGCGCGGCATCGCGATGAATCCGGTCGACCATCCGCACGGCGGCGGCGAGGCGCGTTCGACGGCGGGCCGTCCGCCGACGACGCCTTGGGGCGTGATGACCATGGGCAAGAAGACGCGCAACAACAAGCGCACGCAGAAATTCATCGTGAAGCGTCGGGGGAAGTGA
- the rplE gene encoding 50S ribosomal protein L5, with product MNRLKERYEKQVVPALRKRFDLTNPMQVPRLVKIVVNMGVGEAIENAKAIDGAVADLVAITGQKPVVTRAKKSIATYKLREGMQIGAKVTLRGERMYAFFDKLVNIVLPRIRDFRGMSRTSLDGRGNYALGLKEQLVFPEINYDKVDMVRGMDIVIVTTARNDEHAVAFMEEMGMPLRRDGAAA from the coding sequence ATGAACAGGCTCAAAGAGCGGTACGAGAAGCAGGTCGTGCCGGCGTTGCGCAAACGCTTCGACCTGACCAACCCGATGCAAGTGCCGCGTCTGGTCAAGATCGTCGTCAACATGGGCGTCGGCGAAGCGATCGAGAACGCGAAAGCCATCGACGGCGCGGTCGCGGACCTCGTCGCGATCACCGGCCAAAAGCCGGTCGTGACGCGCGCGAAGAAGAGCATCGCGACGTACAAGCTGCGCGAGGGCATGCAGATCGGCGCGAAGGTGACGTTGCGCGGCGAGCGCATGTACGCGTTCTTCGACAAGCTCGTGAACATCGTGCTGCCGCGCATCCGCGACTTCCGCGGCATGTCGCGGACGTCGCTCGACGGCCGCGGCAACTACGCGCTCGGGCTCAAAGAGCAGCTCGTGTTCCCCGAGATCAACTACGACAAAGTCGATATGGTGCGCGGGATGGACATCGTCATCGTGACGACCGCGCGCAACGACGAGCATGCGGTGGCGTTCATGGAAGAGATGGGGATGCCGCTGCGACGTGATGGAGCGGCAGCCTGA
- the rplR gene encoding 50S ribosomal protein L18, with protein MSTPKSRNALRTRRHARVRRRIQGAAQRPRLSVFRSLNHVYAQLIDDATGQTIAAASTREKGVAEGLESRSSSAAAEKVGKVIAERAKAKGINAVVFDRGGYKYHGRIKALADAARGAGLEF; from the coding sequence ATGTCCACGCCTAAGAGCCGCAACGCGCTGCGCACGCGCCGGCACGCGCGCGTTCGCAGGCGCATCCAAGGCGCTGCACAGCGTCCTCGGCTTTCGGTTTTCCGCAGCCTGAACCACGTGTACGCGCAGCTCATCGACGACGCGACCGGTCAGACGATCGCCGCGGCGAGCACGCGCGAGAAGGGCGTCGCGGAGGGTCTCGAGTCGCGATCGTCGTCGGCCGCAGCCGAAAAAGTCGGGAAGGTCATCGCGGAGCGGGCGAAGGCGAAGGGCATCAACGCGGTCGTGTTCGATCGCGGCGGTTACAAATATCACGGCCGGATCAAAGCCCTGGCCGACGCGGCGCGCGGCGCCGGCTTGGAGTTTTGA
- the rplN gene encoding 50S ribosomal protein L14 encodes MIQAQTRLKVADNSGARELMVFHVSGGSRHPYAYVGDVVVATVKSAIPGAAVKKGNVVKAVIVRQKKKLRRVDGSFIRFDENAAVLINDQMNPRGTRIFGPVARELRDRDFMKIVSLAPEVL; translated from the coding sequence GTGATCCAGGCGCAGACCAGGCTCAAGGTGGCGGACAATTCGGGCGCGCGCGAGCTCATGGTGTTCCACGTGAGCGGCGGTTCGCGACACCCGTACGCGTACGTCGGCGACGTCGTCGTGGCGACCGTGAAGAGCGCGATCCCCGGCGCCGCGGTCAAGAAGGGCAACGTCGTCAAAGCCGTCATCGTGCGGCAGAAGAAGAAGCTGCGGCGCGTCGACGGGTCGTTCATCCGCTTCGACGAGAACGCCGCCGTGCTCATCAACGATCAGATGAACCCGCGCGGCACGCGCATCTTCGGCCCGGTCGCCCGCGAGCTGCGCGATCGCGACTTCATGAAGATCGTGTCGCTCGCCCCGGAGGTGCTCTGA
- the rplV gene encoding 50S ribosomal protein L22: MNARATAKFLRVPPRKARRVIDVIRGKRVDNALTLLRFTPLSAAKAIEKILRSAVANAENNLSMKPESLIIAKATVDGGPSFKRVEARARGQAGFKKKRMSHVTIIVTDGEDA; encoded by the coding sequence ATGAACGCGCGCGCGACAGCCAAGTTCCTCCGCGTGCCGCCGCGCAAGGCGCGCCGGGTCATCGACGTCATCCGCGGCAAGCGGGTCGACAACGCGCTGACGTTGCTGCGATTCACGCCGCTCTCGGCCGCCAAAGCGATCGAGAAGATCCTCCGCTCGGCGGTCGCTAACGCGGAGAACAACTTGTCGATGAAGCCGGAGAGCCTCATCATCGCCAAAGCGACGGTCGACGGCGGACCGTCGTTCAAGCGCGTCGAGGCGCGCGCCCGCGGGCAGGCGGGATTCAAGAAGAAAAGGATGTCGCACGTGACGATCATCGTGACCGACGGAGAGGACGCCTAA
- a CDS encoding type Z 30S ribosomal protein S14 codes for MAKTSLIEKSKLKPKFKVRQHNRCKLCGRPRGYLRKFGLCRICFRERAHMGQVPGVTKASW; via the coding sequence ATGGCGAAGACGAGTCTGATCGAGAAATCGAAGCTCAAGCCGAAGTTCAAGGTGCGCCAGCACAACCGTTGCAAGCTGTGCGGCCGCCCGCGCGGTTACTTGCGCAAGTTCGGCCTGTGCCGCATCTGCTTCCGCGAGCGCGCGCATATGGGCCAGGTCCCCGGCGTCACGAAGGCGTCGTGGTGA
- the rpsH gene encoding 30S ribosomal protein S8, with the protein MLTTDPVADMLTRIRNANTAFHERVDIPASRLKKEIAKVLKAEGFIKDFELVAAMPREVIRITLKYGTNRERVINGLQRISKPGLRLYSPKSEIPKCMGGLGLVIVSTSQGVMSGKQAKRMGFGGEVMAFVW; encoded by the coding sequence ATGCTAACGACCGATCCCGTAGCCGACATGCTCACCCGCATCCGCAACGCCAACACGGCGTTCCACGAGCGGGTCGACATCCCGGCGTCTCGGCTGAAGAAAGAGATCGCGAAGGTCCTCAAGGCCGAAGGCTTCATCAAGGATTTCGAGCTCGTGGCCGCGATGCCGCGCGAGGTCATCCGGATCACGCTCAAGTACGGCACGAACCGCGAGCGGGTCATCAACGGTTTGCAGCGCATCAGCAAACCCGGTCTGCGGCTGTACTCGCCGAAGAGCGAGATCCCCAAGTGCATGGGCGGGCTCGGGCTCGTCATCGTGTCGACGTCGCAGGGCGTCATGAGCGGCAAGCAGGCGAAACGCATGGGCTTCGGCGGCGAAGTCATGGCGTTCGTGTGGTAG
- the rplP gene encoding 50S ribosomal protein L16, which produces MLMPKRVKHRKVQRGRMKGRAQSGNGLHFGEYGLQALEPAWISNRQLEAARIAMTRHIKRGGKVWITVFPDKSYTKKPAETRQGSGKGQPEGWVAVVRPGRVMFELSGVDAIVAKEALRLAAFKLPIRTKVLSREGIGELLEV; this is translated from the coding sequence ATGCTGATGCCCAAACGTGTGAAGCACCGCAAAGTGCAGCGCGGCCGGATGAAGGGTCGCGCCCAGAGCGGCAACGGCCTTCACTTCGGCGAGTACGGTCTGCAAGCGCTCGAGCCGGCATGGATCTCGAACCGCCAGCTCGAGGCCGCACGTATCGCGATGACGCGCCATATCAAGCGCGGCGGCAAGGTCTGGATCACGGTGTTCCCCGACAAGTCGTACACGAAAAAGCCTGCCGAGACGCGGCAAGGTTCCGGCAAAGGTCAGCCTGAGGGCTGGGTCGCGGTCGTGCGCCCCGGACGTGTCATGTTCGAATTGTCCGGCGTCGACGCGATCGTCGCGAAGGAAGCGCTGCGGCTGGCGGCATTCAAGCTGCCGATCCGCACGAAAGTCCTGTCGCGCGAAGGGATAGGTGAGCTGCTTGAAGTCTAG
- the rpsQ gene encoding 30S ribosomal protein S17, whose product MNAPVQEKNHARGARKSKVGRVASNAMRKTIVVVTEMQRAHPTYGKTMRRSERFLAHDEENSAGVGDLVRITETRPLSARKRWRLVEILEKAK is encoded by the coding sequence TTGAACGCGCCCGTACAGGAGAAGAACCACGCGCGCGGAGCGCGCAAATCGAAGGTCGGCCGTGTCGCGAGCAATGCGATGCGCAAGACGATCGTCGTCGTGACCGAGATGCAGCGAGCCCACCCGACGTACGGCAAGACGATGCGTCGCTCCGAGCGCTTCCTCGCGCACGATGAGGAGAATTCGGCGGGCGTCGGCGATCTCGTCCGCATCACCGAAACGCGTCCGCTGTCCGCGCGCAAGCGCTGGCGGCTCGTCGAGATCCTGGAGAAGGCGAAGTGA
- the rpmC gene encoding 50S ribosomal protein L29, which translates to MKSSELRALRELTTRELEEKLAATKEELFNLKFQLVTGHLEDHARVGGLRRSIAAIHTILAERRLAV; encoded by the coding sequence TTGAAGTCTAGCGAACTGCGCGCGCTGCGCGAGCTGACGACGCGCGAGCTCGAAGAGAAGCTCGCCGCGACGAAGGAAGAGCTCTTCAATCTGAAGTTCCAGCTCGTCACGGGGCACCTCGAGGACCATGCCCGCGTCGGCGGCCTGCGCCGGAGCATCGCGGCGATCCACACGATCCTCGCCGAGCGGAGGTTGGCGGTTTGA